The nucleotide sequence ttttagtagttttaatGACCTTTCTAATCTAAAATGTAGGTGGGGTATGTCAAAAGTTTTAGCTGTTAGTGTATATTTTCCAGGAAAAGcaaatgaaaaatactttgttGTCGGCTGAACCGGTCAAACAGGTTCCTGTACACTAAACACATACCCGTTTGTTTCTCTTGCACTCACTTGCTCGGTATGGAACTTGATTACGTAGCTTACGGTGAAGTGAGAGAAAACTGAATTTATTACAACTAATTATTAGTTCATAGATAACTGCGTGAAATGGCAGAGGAGTGTTTTGAAGACCTCGATCCATTCAACTGTCCCATCTGTCTGGAGGCACTCCAAGATCCAGTGACGATTCCCTGCGGACACAACTACTGCATGAGCTGTGTTAAAGACTACTGGGATAGAAATGGCAGCAAAGACACGGGCTACAGATGCCCTCAGTGCAGGAAGACCTTCTCGCCTAGACCTGTCCTCAACAAAAACACCATGTTTGCAGAAGTGGTGGAGCGGTTTAAAAACACAGGCCTTCAGGATCCTCCACCTGCACGTTATGATGGACCTAGACGCACGGAGAGAGAAATCCACACAGCAACAAACTCCAAAAACGTCAAGATGTGTCCAGAAAGTGAGGATTTGTGCTGCAGGGCCCAGCTGAGATACCATAACCGTGACTATCCCAGAGAAAAGCACACAGTTATTGTTGTAAACGGGGAACCTAAAGGAAATATTTGTTTGCAGCACAACAAGCTACTGGAATTTCCTTGTCGGACAGACCAACGGTTCATCTGCCCACTGTGTCTTAATGAAGCCCACCAAGGACATGAAGCCTTTTCATTGGCACCTCAGAAGACAAAAACACTAGAGTGCAGTATGACTCTAGAGAAACGAGAGCACAGGAGTAAAGACAAAACAACTGGACATGGTAGGGGACAATGTAAAAGGAGGACTCATGGCTCTAGGCATAGACATGGACACAGGAGCGGACAGACCCGGGGCTCACGTGCTAAAATAGGGCATCAAACTCACCGGCATAAAAGCAGTAAACACAGAGATCAATTGCATGGGCACAGTCATGGTGCTGGACACCAGAAGAGACGACTGGGAATCATGGTCATGACAGGACCTGGCACTAGAAGAACCTCTGCGGATCAATTTAGAGCTGTTTGAACCTTGATTTTGAGCACAATGTTACAAGTGCATTTTTGTTATCTAGAGGAATGTTGCTTATGCTGGATTCAGACATGGACTGAAAGCTTGCGTCATTTATTTTGTGAGTCAGCAATCCATTTCTGGATGCATTTTAGGTTCATTCTATTGGATTGCGCATGATTGTTTGATGCTGTTTGTTCTCAATTCAGTGAAACACCCAACACATCTAAAATAACTAAGATCACATTTGTTATTAATACTGAAAACAGCCAGTTTTGAAGAGTTATGATGTTTCCTGAATGTTGtatcggttttatttttattttttagcacatGTATTAGGGATTGTTTTCTTTGCAGCTGCTTAATTACTAAAATGGCTTGATTTTGTGAcaacttcaaattaaaatttcatgACTTTTCAGTTCAGTGCTCATAACAAAAATCTATTtcttgcagagagagagagagaggggaaaaaaaagtattgagTAAAGAAATTCACATAATTGTTTCCTGGCCTGGAAAAAAACTAACTGTGAATTATTTACTGTTTGTATTACTACGGTTTGGAATTTCCCattttttctcaataaataaaaGGATTATTCAGTGTCTTTGATTGGTTAAGACAATCTATTGGAAACATCCCTAAAACATTCAAATGAGAAGgaaaattacataatatattaattcCTATTGTACCGAAAATGACTgtggtttgttaaaaaaaaaaaaaaaaaaaaaaaaagtactaacaCTTGTGATAAGTATGAAAAGGTTACCGTTTTCCATGTAAATTAAGTTCTTACCACATCATTAATTTGCAGTCTAAACATATCTTGTGTATTTTCCCTTTAAAAAATTTTGTAATATGGTCACACTGGAAaacttaaacataaaatatcaaactACCCAGTGAGAACATGATGTGTTGTAAATGACACTTGGAAATGAGATCAGATCGGATTACACTTCTCTCTCTACATTACCTCAGTTGAGATTGAAATAAAATCCCCTTCCATTAAAcctgaataacatgtatctctctaTAGGCATGTATGGCTGAAGCATGTTTAATAACGACGCCGTAAACACCTCTTTTAGTTATGCTCTTTAATTAGTCCTGGAAAACATGTAAGGCAAAATGGTCACATCACACACAAAAGCGTTATGAACTCTACGCAGTCCAACCAACCCAGAGTCAAGCACAGACACAGCAGCACTTCAGATTCTCAAAATTAAATGAAGAAAATTGATGGAGGGCTTtaagaaacaacacaaacaacacaaacaaccCGTGGTGCTTCTCTGACGTGTGTGGAGGGGGAGGAGCCTTAATGCTGATGATAGGGGCGGGATTTGAATTTAGAACCAATCAGTGAACAGGAATGTAAGCTGGTGCCTCTGATTGGCTCTTCAGTCAAAAAGCCAAGCAGGAAAATTGGAACGTAAATTCACAGAGTGCAAACGGAGCCTTTTGTGACTCGAGAGCTTTCTGAAACGTCTCTAAAGTCACGATGGATCTTTATTAGCGCAATAATGCATCCGAATGTACATAAAGAGTGCATTATTAAGCGAGATGTGTGCAGTGTGCATTTGCTACACAAAGATAGACCTGTTACACTCCGCATGTGTGGGAAACAGTCCACAATGACTCACTGTTTCTCATATGTGCCAGACAAAGAGAAGGAAAAGACATTGGCCATATAAATTTAGAGCTAAAAGCCTTTCGAAGCTTCGTTTCATTAGTGGTTTCATTAacgcataaattaataaatacatttcactgtAGGCACACCAAACTGCACTATGTTTGCGTATCTAACATCCTAAATAATGTCTAAGCATGATGCGATTTAGCGCTGGTTAAGGCTGCATTTGCTGCAGGAATTCTGCCCTCTGCAAACCTGAGGGGCGTTTCCTGTTCTGGGAAAGCTATTGGACTGAGAGACTGAGGAAGGAAGCagcttggctcgagccgaacctCTCTGTGGTTCCCAGTCACACAATTCCATATCCATGAGAGACCCTCGCACCTGCAGCTGAGCTCATTGTGGACCCGTTGTGagctccaaaaaataaaaataaaaaaaaaataaaaaggggaaGAATACTCCAAACCATCacgttataataataataatgtctaaaCCTTGAGAGATTTAAAGTTAGCATTCCCAGCACAGATGTCATTGTTTCTGGGTGTGGGTGCTCCGAACGGTCTCTGAACGGACCCAGCGGCGCTTAACACTAGCCAATGCAGACAGAGCTAAGGACGAAACAGAATCGACAGCCGCTCTGATGTCATCAGCAGCCGAGATGAGTTCCAGAATTGGAATGTCGCTGCTGGATCGTCTGGAAATGAAAACACAGCAGGGTTTGCTCGTGAACGGGCCTCGAAGACTAGATGTCAAAGGcacatttcacccaaaaatggaaattctgatTATTTATGGTCGTTCCAATCCTGCATGACTCTTTCTTCTGCACAAAAAGAGATTTTGCAGAATGTTGGGAACAAAACCCTTTCTTTTGGttaccactgacttccattgcatGGACAAAGATAACTTCTTTTATGCCTCACAGATAAAGAAAGTctcacaggtttgaaacgacgacaatttttatttttaaggtgaAGTATCCTTTCAGGATCGCGATTAATGACTGTACATTCACTGAGAAACAAAGAACAACCAATAGCCAGCAAATCCTGAAACGACTTGGAAAACTACACCGACATGAATCATTCGTTCGTTCTGACTGCTGCTGGATCTTTTTGTTGGGTTACCTAGGGTCATAGGTTAGAAAGTGCGCCTCATTTCCTACAAACACCCACATGATACACAAGTGCATCCGTAAACAACAGTACACCTGATCTGGGGGGTTTCAGATCAGTGGGAATGAGATTCCAGCCCTTCAGGACAGCAGAGCTGAGACGGGACAAACTACGGTCTACGTGCGTGGAGGCAATCTGGTGTTGGTCTACGACTGAGGCACAGTGAGAACGAGAGGTTTTGCATGGATGTGAACGTTAGCGGAAAAACAAAATTCGGAAATCTGTCAGCACCAATAATATTCAGGGCATAGTCGACCACACACGACAGGAGCAAATTCAGAATCGAGATCTTTTACTGCAAGgtcattttgacaaaaaaaaaaaaacccacagacggttaggttttttttctttatctttcatttttttttttttcttcagtacagCAAGCACAGTTATAGCGAAGGTCATGCCTTCACGAAAAAGTTTGGCACACTCGGTCAGGACCAACGAAATCACATGATTCATCACATTTTAGAGGAACTGCAGCAAAGCCATTTGAACTCAAACTACTGAAATGCagatcacaaaaacaaacatacaaaaaacaaaaatgaaacctaATACAAAGAGGACGGAGATTTTTTTACTGAAGTGTTAGTTAGGGTCACCATCCACAGGAACACAGGAAGAGAGCCAGCGGAACACAACAAGAAACTGAAACTCAATCCCTCGGATCCGGAACTCAAAACCGGATTGGGATTCAGTGAGTTGGAACATGGTGACTCTTCAGACTAGAATGGCCGTTCCACACCCACCCCAGTGCATTCTGGGCCTGAATGGTTATCTGCACTCGTAGTGATTATGTAAACACGAGCATGCATCGAACAATGCAGCCTTCTGAGCATCTCCATGCACATTCAAACACTTGTTTCTCGGTTTTAGAGGCGcatacagaatgagtttgttGGTGGGAGAACAAGAATGTGACTGAAACGGTGTGAAAACCCGGACGGGAACCAAAGATACAGTGGATTGGGTGTGGAACCACCATTCTCTATAAGTGTAAGCTGAGTGCAAACGATAGCAAACCAATGCAGGCCGTTCACGGGGGCCGGAATATTCAAGAGTGACGGTGAGAGTTAGAAACTGacagaggaggagaaagagacgGTTAAAATGCCAGACGGTAGCATAAGGTGGCGTGAGGGAGgtagagaaacagaaagaaagaacatttgAATCTAAATCCGACAACAAACCTGAGGACAGAAGgtcaaatacagaaacacacgTACTCGCACACAACAAACGCACATATAAAAGAGGGGATCTGGTTTTGTTTCACATAAACACTCACTGAAATGAACCAGACTCACAGTGTGAAAAGAAAGGAGTGCGGTCAGCAGGTGTCTTGATTACTTGAATGATAGCACTGCACTGCATATAAATCACCAGCGGAGGCAGTGGATTACTGCGCTCTGAGAAACCAGGGAGGGGGAGGAGCCAGAGGGATTGATTGACAGGTCTAAGAGAGGGTGTAGCCACATTcctaaatgcattcaaataaaaccACCAACGTTTATGGTATAAAAGAAGCTGCGAGTGGTTGTCTGTTTGCATTCGTCTGCGATGTGGGGGTGAGACCTAACTGTCATCTCGAACTAGCCTAACTGCTGTTGCTATGCCAACCACAATGACGAAATGGgaagagagcgaaagagagtGGAGTTAGAAAAGCCAGACTGGTGTGGAGATCATATTTAAATGCGAGCTGCAGGTCAGCATGATCGTGTGGTAAAGCCATCACGGGAACGAGGGGCGGAAAGCGTCAGGATCCTGAGGAATCCTGGAGGTGGTTCTGGAATGAAAGGCCACTCCTGTCTTTACGAGTCCACATCTGATACAAGAGAAACGATGGGAAAAAGGCTGGGAGAATGTTCTCTATAATTGGTCCTGCTTGCCAAGCTAGACTCATTAAAACCCTGCCGCTTGCCCTGTTTTAATGACATGACACATTGATCAGCTGAGGCCTAAAGCACCCTTGTTAGTTTTCGGGGTAAAGTCTGCGATGTGCACGTGTATGCATAAAAGAAGCCCGTTGTCCCTCTCGGCCAATCAGAAACTGCCCTGACTCCTCCAGGGGGCGGGGCTTGAGTACATGTCAGTGAGTCTGGCCCAATAAGGGGAAAACAACATAAACAATGGGAGTGTAGGTGGGTGCGCTTGTTTTTGCATGCCAAAGtgggcagagaaaaaaaaaaaagctctttcaCTTTTGATGACGTATGGTGAATCAAACAAGTGCACCCACTTCAGAACAGAGACGAAAAGGGAACAGAAAAGCCAATCTCACGGTGCATACGCAAACACACGGAGGGGTGTAGAGAGCGAATGAGGTGGTTTTTGGTTTGCGTCTACAAAGAATATTTCAGTGGTATACAATTTTATAGTGCATTAGTTTGGCAGGAATAACGTTAGAGGATAGGGTAGTACGATTTTAAAGGGTGAAGAGTAaggttattttgttatataaagacGTTGGTTGAGTAAACACTGCAGTGATAGTTATAAAAAGGATAATACGGCCCTAGCATGCCTTGGTGGCATGCAGTCATATGAAATAGTTAGAAAGGACACAGAAGAACCGGGAATAAATACTACCGGGTTACAACAGAACGTAAAGTGGTGTGTTCCCTTGgtgtataaagtgtgtgtgtgtgtgtacgcaagTGGTTGTGTGAATTCTGTTGATTGAATGATTGCAGAAATGCAGGTCTAATGTCAGGAATCACCTGGGGTTAAGCGGATTACACTATACACccctccatacacacacacacacacacacactcaaaccacTCCCAAACCGCTGACACAGACACAAAGCACATCCACAATGTTTCTCTCCACTCAGTTCTCCTCTTTCTTGGCCTCTTCCTTTTCTTCTGCTTTCTTGTCATCTTTCTTGGCCTCTTCCTTCTCCTCCTTTTTCTCCTCCTTCTTGGCATCGTCCTTCTTCTTGTCTTCCTTCTTCTTGTCATCCTTTTTCTTGTCATCTTTCTTCTTCTCCTCGTCTTTCTTGGCTTCCTCTTTCTTCTCCTCTTCCTTCATGGGCTCGGTGGTGAGGATGATTTTACCAATGTTGTTCCTCTCTTGCATCCTACGCATGGCATCACCAAcctgagcgagagagagagagagagagagagagagagagagagagagagagagagactggtgaGGGTGTGGATGAGGAACTGTAGAGAGAGCAGCTTGACTGACCATCTGCTGTGGTAAGAATATCTAACAAGCTGTTGACAGTTGATCTAATACTAAACTTcacgcgcacacaaacacacttttatgAGATTCTTCATGTCTCCAATTTACTCCGACTCCAGAGAGTAAGGTGGCAGATGACCTCTAGCTACAAGCCTTTGGATTCACACCAGTGAGAACTAGGAATTGCTAAACAGAATCTTATTGAACAAAAAATTGGAAACGCCCCTGAGTACCAGAAGTCTAGAGGCTCTTCA is from Carassius auratus strain Wakin chromosome 28, ASM336829v1, whole genome shotgun sequence and encodes:
- the LOC113046860 gene encoding probable E3 ubiquitin-protein ligase TRIM8, yielding MAEECFEDLDPFNCPICLEALQDPVTIPCGHNYCMSCVKDYWDRNGSKDTGYRCPQCRKTFSPRPVLNKNTMFAEVVERFKNTGLQDPPPARYDGPRRTEREIHTATNSKNVKMCPESEDLCCRAQLRYHNRDYPREKHTVIVVNGEPKGNICLQHNKLLEFPCRTDQRFICPLCLNEAHQGHEAFSLAPQKTKTLECSMTLEKREHRSKDKTTGHGRGQCKRRTHGSRHRHGHRSGQTRGSRAKIGHQTHRHKSSKHRDQLHGHSHGAGHQKRRLGIMVMTGPGTRRTSADQFRAV